A single genomic interval of Stieleria maiorica harbors:
- the rtcR gene encoding RNA repair transcriptional activator RtcR — MIKKLVVIGLLGTKLDHVSRRKDRWQQWRPTVAACQQPDLLVDRLELLFDRKSTSLADRVAADIESVSPETAVKLHSLVMEDPWDFEDVYATLYSFARDYPFDTDREEYLIHITTGSHVSQICLFLLTESRHFPGCLLQTSPSGRQRGHSDPAGMHRIIDLDLSRYDQLAKRFQQEHRESQSFLKAGIETRDDDFNALIQRIEQVTLATTAPILLTGPTGAGKTQLAKRIFQLKRNRGLVAGDLVEVNCATIRGDQAMSTLFGHKKGAFTGATSDRPGLLKAADGGVLFLDEIGELGLDEQAMLLRAIEEKRFLSVGSDDATASDFQLIAGTNRDLLAEVAAGTFREDLLTRINLWTFTLPGLADRRDDIDPNLDFELARFAESAGRKVSMNRESRKRFLAFAADPSTPWRGNFRDLNAAVTRMATLASGGRIGIDQVDEEIARLRRNWGIGHDGAGAREVADSHAVLAGVLQPDQIDAIDHFDRVQLAEVIRVCRRSKSLSAAGRSLFQVSRLAKQRPNDADRLRKYLQKFGLNWDAVSAARGAR; from the coding sequence ATGATTAAGAAACTTGTTGTGATCGGATTGCTGGGCACGAAGCTGGACCATGTTTCGCGGCGGAAGGACCGTTGGCAGCAGTGGCGGCCGACCGTCGCCGCCTGCCAACAACCCGACCTGCTGGTCGATCGGCTGGAGTTGTTGTTCGATCGGAAAAGCACGTCGCTGGCCGATCGCGTGGCCGCCGACATCGAATCGGTGTCGCCCGAAACCGCCGTCAAGCTTCATTCGCTGGTGATGGAGGACCCCTGGGATTTCGAAGACGTCTACGCGACCCTGTATTCGTTCGCCCGCGATTATCCGTTCGATACCGACCGAGAGGAGTACCTGATCCACATCACGACCGGCAGCCACGTCTCCCAGATCTGTCTGTTCTTGCTGACCGAATCGCGGCACTTCCCCGGCTGTTTGCTCCAGACGTCGCCGTCGGGTCGTCAGCGTGGGCACAGCGATCCGGCCGGGATGCACCGGATCATCGACCTGGATCTGTCCCGTTACGACCAGCTCGCCAAGCGGTTTCAACAGGAGCACCGGGAGAGCCAATCCTTTTTGAAGGCGGGGATCGAAACCCGCGACGATGATTTTAACGCGCTGATCCAGCGCATCGAACAAGTCACGCTTGCCACCACGGCACCCATCTTGTTGACCGGCCCGACCGGCGCGGGAAAAACACAGCTCGCCAAGCGGATTTTCCAGCTCAAGCGGAACCGCGGCTTGGTCGCCGGCGATCTGGTCGAAGTCAACTGCGCGACGATTCGCGGCGACCAAGCGATGTCGACATTGTTCGGGCACAAGAAAGGCGCCTTCACCGGAGCCACCAGCGATCGCCCGGGGTTGTTGAAAGCGGCCGACGGGGGCGTGTTGTTTCTGGATGAAATCGGCGAACTCGGTCTGGACGAACAAGCGATGCTGCTGCGGGCGATCGAAGAAAAACGATTTCTAAGCGTCGGTTCGGACGATGCGACGGCCAGCGACTTTCAATTGATCGCGGGCACGAACCGGGATCTGTTGGCGGAGGTCGCCGCCGGCACGTTCCGAGAGGATCTGCTGACGCGGATCAATCTTTGGACCTTCACGCTTCCCGGACTCGCCGATCGCCGCGACGACATCGATCCCAACTTGGATTTCGAACTCGCCCGGTTTGCCGAATCGGCCGGCCGCAAGGTTTCGATGAATCGGGAGTCGCGAAAGCGGTTCTTGGCCTTCGCCGCCGACCCGTCCACGCCATGGCGGGGAAATTTTCGCGACCTGAATGCCGCTGTGACGCGAATGGCAACGCTGGCAAGCGGCGGTCGAATCGGTATCGATCAGGTCGACGAAGAGATCGCTCGGCTGCGTCGCAATTGGGGCATCGGCCATGACGGTGCCGGCGCACGTGAGGTCGCCGACAGTCACGCCGTGTTGGCGGGAGTATTGCAGCCCGATCAGATCGATGCCATCGACCATTTTGATCGCGTCCAATTGGCCGAAGTGATTCGCGTTTGCCGCCGGTCCAAGTCGCTTTCGGCAGCCGGGCGGTCTCTGTTCCAGGTCTCGCGGTTGGCCAAGCAGCGCCCCAACGATGCCGATCGTTTGAGGAAGTACCTGCAGAAGTTCGGGCTCAATTGGGATGCCGTGTCTGCAGCACGGGGCGCACGCTGA
- a CDS encoding PVC-type heme-binding CxxCH protein, producing the protein MLFAGNARCDAPIQVLFLGDNGPHQPGARFHELQPVLQTRGIELSYTDQVSDLTPAKLNQYDVLAVYANIDEIAAEHADAILDYVRDGGGFVPLHCASYCFRNAPEIVALMGAQFQRHGTGVFRAEVARPDHELMKGYGGFQSWDETYVHHLHNDKNRTVLEYRVDEEGRQPWTWIRTEGQGRVFYTAWGHDSRTWTNPGFHNLVERGIRWAAKQDPTAAGTYLADQAFPVPEMTTIPADAPDFDYVDVGGQIPNYTPSAQWGTQGKPLNLMQKPLDPEAAMKHLVVPEGFHVELFVSEPQLGGKPICMAWDERGRLWVAETLDYPNELQPPGSGRDRIRICEDTDGDGKADKFTVFAEDLSIPTSIAFHRGGAIVQNAVETLYLKDTDGDDRADERRVLISGWELGDTHGGVSNFQYGLDNWIWAMQGYNNSQPVAGDQTQRFRMGFFRMRPDGSAVEFIRSTNNNTWGLGISEEGLIFGSTANGCPSVFMPIANRYYERVRGWTPSLTLQSIADTNDFQPITDKVRQVDHHGGYTAGAGHALYTAREYPQEYWNRVAFVNGPTGHLVGSFVLRSQGSEFESTSPFNLLASDDEWSAPIMAEVGPDGQVWVIDWYNYIVQHNPTPEGFKTGKGKAYETELRDKKHGRIYRVVPDGSSGAPVPDLSKADAAGLVAALNHPTMLVRKHAQRLLVERGQTDVAEALTELVADRQTDEIGLNVGAIHALWTMHGLGLLDGRNTAATQSAVAALQHPSAGVRRNAVAVLPQSADSVQAILDANLLADRDAHVRVAALLALSDLPAEGQAAAALSSVMTKPALMADRWTRDALTSAAANHSAAFLKSLATIGDVSDQAIEMITVVSEHHARGTENNDAAELLAGLNAANPAVVEAVLQGFNNGWKPGQQVALGDETEADLEKLVDRVSPGSKGVLVRMASRWGSKRFSRYGKEIADGMMETVRDSDAAEADRIAAAAQLVEFMQEDEDIVLDLLDEVTPQTPPAVSMGIIAALEKSRWDEVGIELVDRLATMTPALKKATFSQLLKRPASTAALLDAAESGDVSLDELALDQKQSLAAHPDRQLRRRAQKLFEQGGSLPDADRQKVLDTYLAATERKGDADKGQAIYKEHCSKCHVHGNIGVAIGPNLTGMAVHPKKELLTHILDPSRNVEGNFRAYSLLSVDGIVLTGMLASESRTAVELVDTEGKKKSVLREDIDQLRMSTKSIMPEGFEKSISIDAMADLLEFLTQRGQFVPLPLDRHATAISTKGLFSNSDNGPDRMVFSDWKPKTHNGIPFLLTDPQGKSKPNIILLHGPRGPLPPKMPKSVSLPCNSPAKAIHLLSGVGGWSFPYDRNKTVSMIVRLHYAGGEAEDHELVNGVHFADYIQRVDVPESEFAFALGNQQVRYLAVVPKKHDVIETIELVKGPDSTAPIVMAVTVESPDAKH; encoded by the coding sequence ATGCTCTTTGCTGGCAACGCACGCTGCGACGCTCCCATCCAAGTCCTGTTCCTCGGTGACAACGGGCCCCATCAACCCGGTGCCCGATTTCACGAACTCCAGCCGGTGCTGCAAACGCGTGGGATCGAGTTGAGCTACACCGACCAGGTCTCGGATCTGACACCGGCCAAGCTGAACCAATACGACGTGTTGGCGGTGTACGCCAACATCGACGAGATCGCTGCGGAACATGCCGACGCGATCTTAGATTATGTCCGTGATGGCGGAGGATTTGTTCCGCTGCACTGCGCGTCGTACTGCTTTCGCAACGCGCCGGAAATCGTCGCCTTGATGGGCGCCCAGTTCCAGCGACACGGCACCGGCGTGTTTCGAGCCGAGGTTGCCCGGCCGGATCACGAACTGATGAAGGGATACGGCGGATTCCAAAGTTGGGACGAGACCTACGTGCATCACTTGCACAACGACAAGAACCGCACGGTGTTGGAGTATCGCGTCGACGAGGAAGGCCGCCAGCCTTGGACTTGGATCCGAACCGAGGGACAAGGCCGCGTCTTCTATACCGCATGGGGACACGACTCGCGGACCTGGACCAATCCCGGTTTTCACAATCTGGTCGAACGTGGGATTCGTTGGGCGGCCAAGCAAGACCCGACCGCGGCCGGGACGTACCTTGCCGACCAAGCGTTTCCGGTTCCGGAGATGACAACGATTCCTGCCGACGCACCGGATTTTGATTACGTCGATGTCGGCGGCCAGATCCCCAATTACACGCCGTCGGCCCAGTGGGGCACCCAAGGCAAACCGCTGAATCTGATGCAAAAACCGCTCGATCCCGAAGCGGCGATGAAGCATCTGGTCGTTCCCGAGGGCTTTCACGTCGAGCTGTTTGTTTCCGAGCCGCAACTCGGCGGCAAACCGATCTGCATGGCCTGGGATGAACGCGGCCGACTGTGGGTCGCCGAGACCCTCGACTACCCCAACGAACTGCAACCGCCCGGCAGCGGACGCGACCGCATTCGGATTTGCGAGGACACCGATGGCGACGGCAAGGCCGACAAGTTCACGGTGTTCGCCGAGGACTTGAGTATTCCGACCAGCATCGCGTTTCATCGCGGCGGGGCGATCGTCCAGAACGCCGTCGAAACGCTGTACCTGAAAGACACCGACGGCGACGACCGGGCGGATGAACGTCGGGTGCTGATCTCCGGTTGGGAGCTCGGCGACACTCACGGCGGTGTCAGCAACTTCCAATACGGCCTGGACAACTGGATCTGGGCGATGCAGGGTTACAACAATTCCCAGCCGGTCGCCGGAGACCAGACCCAGCGATTCCGCATGGGGTTCTTCCGCATGCGGCCCGACGGCAGCGCGGTCGAATTCATCCGATCGACCAACAACAACACCTGGGGTTTGGGGATCAGCGAAGAAGGCCTGATCTTCGGATCGACGGCCAACGGTTGCCCCAGTGTGTTCATGCCGATTGCCAACCGTTATTACGAACGGGTCCGCGGTTGGACGCCGTCGCTGACGCTGCAATCGATCGCCGACACGAATGATTTCCAGCCGATCACCGACAAGGTGCGTCAAGTCGACCATCACGGCGGGTACACCGCCGGTGCGGGTCACGCCCTGTACACGGCCCGCGAGTATCCGCAGGAATACTGGAACCGCGTCGCGTTCGTCAACGGCCCGACCGGGCACCTGGTCGGCAGCTTTGTGCTCCGCAGCCAGGGCAGCGAGTTTGAATCGACCAGCCCCTTCAATCTGCTGGCAAGTGACGACGAATGGAGCGCGCCGATCATGGCCGAAGTCGGTCCGGACGGACAGGTCTGGGTGATCGATTGGTACAACTACATCGTCCAGCACAACCCGACGCCGGAAGGTTTTAAGACCGGCAAAGGCAAGGCGTACGAAACCGAATTGCGAGACAAAAAGCACGGCCGGATCTATCGGGTTGTCCCGGACGGATCCTCGGGAGCCCCGGTGCCGGACTTGTCCAAAGCCGACGCCGCGGGACTGGTTGCCGCGCTCAACCACCCGACCATGCTGGTGCGAAAACACGCGCAGCGTTTGCTGGTCGAACGGGGCCAAACCGACGTCGCCGAAGCGTTGACGGAGCTTGTCGCCGATCGGCAGACCGATGAAATCGGCTTGAACGTCGGCGCGATCCATGCCCTGTGGACGATGCACGGGCTGGGCTTGCTGGACGGTCGCAATACAGCCGCCACCCAGTCCGCGGTCGCTGCGCTTCAGCATCCCTCGGCCGGCGTTCGACGCAACGCCGTTGCCGTGCTGCCCCAATCCGCCGATTCGGTCCAGGCCATCTTGGACGCCAATCTGCTGGCCGACCGAGACGCCCATGTGCGTGTCGCCGCATTGCTGGCGCTGTCGGATTTGCCGGCCGAAGGCCAAGCCGCAGCGGCGCTGTCGTCCGTGATGACCAAGCCCGCGTTGATGGCCGATCGCTGGACACGTGACGCCCTGACCAGCGCCGCGGCCAACCACAGCGCAGCGTTCCTGAAGTCCCTGGCAACCATCGGCGACGTGTCCGATCAAGCCATCGAAATGATCACGGTCGTCAGCGAGCACCATGCGCGTGGCACGGAGAACAACGACGCGGCCGAATTGCTGGCCGGATTGAACGCGGCCAACCCGGCCGTTGTCGAAGCGGTGCTACAAGGATTCAACAATGGCTGGAAACCCGGACAGCAGGTCGCGCTCGGCGACGAAACCGAAGCGGACTTGGAAAAGCTGGTCGATCGGGTTTCACCGGGTTCCAAAGGTGTGTTGGTCCGCATGGCAAGCCGCTGGGGCAGCAAACGATTCTCACGCTATGGCAAAGAAATCGCCGACGGGATGATGGAGACGGTTCGTGATTCGGACGCAGCCGAGGCGGATCGAATCGCCGCCGCGGCACAACTGGTCGAGTTCATGCAAGAGGACGAGGATATTGTGTTGGACTTGCTGGACGAGGTGACGCCGCAAACACCGCCGGCGGTCTCGATGGGGATCATCGCCGCATTGGAAAAGAGTCGCTGGGACGAGGTCGGGATCGAACTGGTCGACCGGCTCGCCACGATGACACCGGCGTTGAAAAAGGCGACGTTCTCGCAATTGCTGAAACGTCCCGCGTCGACCGCCGCCTTGCTGGACGCCGCCGAATCGGGCGACGTCTCGCTGGACGAACTGGCACTCGATCAGAAACAATCGCTGGCCGCCCACCCCGACCGACAACTCCGCCGTCGCGCCCAAAAACTGTTTGAACAAGGCGGTTCGTTGCCCGACGCCGACCGTCAAAAGGTGTTGGACACTTATCTGGCAGCGACCGAGCGCAAAGGAGACGCCGACAAGGGGCAGGCGATCTACAAAGAGCACTGTTCCAAGTGCCACGTCCACGGAAACATCGGTGTCGCGATCGGCCCGAATCTGACCGGCATGGCGGTTCATCCCAAAAAAGAACTGCTGACCCATATCCTGGATCCCAGCCGAAACGTGGAAGGGAACTTCCGGGCATACAGCCTGCTGAGTGTCGATGGAATCGTGCTGACTGGGATGCTGGCGTCCGAATCACGGACGGCCGTCGAGCTTGTTGATACCGAAGGCAAGAAGAAGAGCGTCCTGCGGGAAGACATCGACCAACTGCGGATGTCGACCAAGTCGATCATGCCCGAAGGCTTTGAAAAATCAATTTCGATCGATGCGATGGCTGACTTGCTGGAGTTCCTGACCCAGCGCGGCCAATTCGTCCCGCTGCCGCTGGACCGCCACGCCACCGCCATCAGCACAAAAGGCCTGTTCAGCAACTCCGACAACGGTCCGGATCGGATGGTGTTTTCCGATTGGAAACCGAAAACGCACAATGGCATTCCGTTCCTGTTAACCGATCCGCAAGGCAAGAGCAAGCCGAACATCATCCTACTGCACGGCCCACGCGGCCCACTGCCGCCCAAGATGCCCAAGTCGGTTTCGCTGCCCTGCAACAGCCCCGCCAAGGCGATTCATTTGCTGAGCGGTGTGGGCGGTTGGAGTTTCCCCTACGACCGCAACAAGACGGTGTCGATGATCGTGCGGTTGCACTACGCCGGTGGTGAAGCCGAAGACCATGAACTGGTCAACGGCGTCCATTTTGCCGACTACATCCAACGGGTCGATGTGCCTGAAAGTGAGTTCGCGTTCGCCTTGGGGAATCAGCAAGTTCGCTATCTGGCTGTCGTCCCCAAGAAGCACGACGTGATCGAAACGATCGAATTGGTCAAAGGCCCCGACAGCACCGCGCCGATCGTGATGGCCGTCACCGTCGAATCCCCCGACGCCAAACACTAA
- a CDS encoding RimK family alpha-L-glutamate ligase → MKLGILSRSIRCYSTRRLREAAIQRGHKVKVLDTLKFAIDLKPAEPDLFFRGKHLSHYDAVLPRIGASITQFGTAVVRQFEQMDIFTTNSSAGISNSRDKLRSLQILSRHQIGIPETTFVRDKRDVLPAIERVGGAPVIIKLLEGTQGIGVLLAESVKAAEAIVELLQSQKQNVLIQKFVAESKGKDIRAFVVGDQVVGAMRRVAQGQEFRSNVHRGGVTEPVDLPDDYREAAIRTTQIMGLRVAGVDMLEGKDGPQIMEVNSSPGLEGIEHCLQLDIAGSIIDYIAAQVDFPEIDLRQRLTVSRGYGVAEIHVPEGSEFIDKTIQASGLREKDINALTLYRGASVIPNPRADRVLMAGDRLLCFGKLELMRGLIPKKTRRIRKPKVRHLPDLPVAHEALTSDPDATES, encoded by the coding sequence ATGAAACTCGGAATCCTCTCGCGAAGTATTCGCTGCTACAGCACCCGCCGGTTGCGCGAAGCCGCCATCCAACGCGGCCACAAGGTGAAGGTCCTGGACACGTTGAAATTCGCCATCGACCTGAAGCCGGCCGAACCCGATCTGTTCTTTCGCGGCAAACACCTGTCGCATTACGACGCCGTGCTGCCACGCATCGGTGCCTCCATCACCCAGTTCGGCACCGCCGTCGTGCGGCAGTTCGAACAGATGGACATCTTCACCACCAACTCCTCGGCCGGGATTTCCAACTCCCGCGACAAACTCCGTAGCCTGCAAATCCTCAGCCGCCACCAGATCGGCATCCCCGAAACCACCTTCGTACGCGACAAACGCGACGTGTTGCCGGCGATCGAACGGGTCGGCGGGGCTCCGGTCATCATCAAGCTGTTGGAGGGGACACAGGGCATCGGCGTGCTGCTGGCCGAATCGGTCAAGGCCGCCGAAGCGATCGTCGAGTTGCTGCAAAGCCAAAAACAAAACGTGCTGATCCAAAAGTTTGTCGCCGAGAGCAAAGGCAAAGACATCCGCGCCTTTGTGGTCGGAGACCAAGTCGTCGGCGCCATGCGGCGGGTCGCCCAAGGCCAAGAGTTTCGCAGCAACGTGCACCGCGGCGGTGTCACCGAACCGGTCGATCTGCCCGACGACTATCGCGAAGCCGCCATCCGAACCACTCAAATCATGGGCTTGCGCGTCGCCGGCGTCGACATGCTGGAAGGCAAGGACGGCCCCCAGATCATGGAAGTCAACTCGTCGCCCGGACTGGAGGGCATCGAACACTGCCTGCAACTGGACATCGCCGGTTCCATCATCGACTACATCGCCGCCCAAGTCGATTTCCCCGAAATCGATTTGCGGCAGCGCCTGACCGTCAGTCGCGGTTACGGCGTGGCCGAGATCCATGTCCCCGAAGGATCCGAATTCATCGACAAAACCATCCAGGCATCCGGGCTGAGAGAAAAAGACATCAACGCACTGACGCTCTACCGCGGTGCATCCGTCATCCCCAATCCCAGAGCCGACCGTGTGCTGATGGCTGGCGATCGGCTGCTGTGCTTCGGAAAACTGGAACTGATGCGAGGCCTGATTCCCAAAAAGACCCGCCGAATTCGCAAGCCCAAGGTGCGGCACCTGCCCGATCTGCCCGTCGCCCACGAAGCGCTGACCAGCGATCCCGATGCGACCGAGTCCTGA
- a CDS encoding succinylglutamate desuccinylase/aspartoacylase family protein, giving the protein MVSDPSHSSSQSHSASQAWFGKSIAPGESVNSELLITESYSSRDIGIAVRVIRGHRDGPTVFVSGALHGDEINGTGAIRSLIADGELQLTAGTVVLIPVLNVLGFERHSRYLPDRRDLNRCFPGNASGSMATRMAKVIFDAIVRRSDFGIDLHTAAVRRTNYPNVRADFRNAQCMRLAEAFGAGVILDGKGPKGSFRREATLSGCPTIVVEGGEVWKVEPSIVDCMKRGVLNVLKELDMMDGDPEIPAGQVKIKQTKWVRAERGGFMDMHVSPGSTVAAGQPIATNSTLVHQDQNQLLAPFDGIVIGMSTLPAVQPGEPVVHLGRLAGAKSARRVEKHSQADDVQRTAQEHLSTNIQIVDPN; this is encoded by the coding sequence ATGGTTTCAGATCCATCCCATTCTTCAAGTCAATCCCATTCTGCAAGCCAAGCTTGGTTCGGCAAGTCCATCGCGCCCGGTGAATCGGTCAACTCGGAACTATTGATCACCGAAAGTTACAGCAGCCGCGATATCGGCATCGCCGTGCGGGTGATCCGCGGACACCGCGACGGGCCGACCGTGTTCGTTTCCGGGGCCTTGCACGGGGATGAGATCAACGGGACCGGCGCCATCCGGTCGCTGATCGCCGACGGCGAGTTGCAACTGACCGCGGGCACGGTCGTCTTGATCCCGGTCCTGAACGTGCTGGGGTTCGAGCGTCACTCGCGCTACCTGCCCGACCGCCGGGACCTGAATCGATGCTTTCCCGGCAACGCCAGCGGAAGCATGGCCACGCGGATGGCTAAGGTGATCTTTGATGCCATCGTCCGCCGCAGCGATTTTGGGATCGACCTGCACACCGCGGCGGTGCGGCGGACCAATTACCCGAACGTCCGAGCCGACTTTCGCAACGCCCAGTGCATGCGGCTGGCCGAAGCCTTCGGCGCCGGCGTGATCCTGGACGGCAAAGGCCCCAAGGGATCGTTTCGCCGCGAAGCCACGCTGTCGGGCTGCCCGACGATCGTGGTCGAAGGCGGCGAAGTCTGGAAGGTCGAACCGTCGATCGTCGACTGCATGAAACGCGGCGTTCTGAATGTGCTGAAAGAATTGGACATGATGGACGGCGACCCGGAAATCCCGGCCGGCCAAGTCAAAATCAAGCAAACCAAGTGGGTCCGCGCCGAACGCGGCGGGTTCATGGACATGCACGTCTCGCCGGGCAGCACCGTCGCCGCCGGCCAGCCGATCGCCACCAACAGCACGCTGGTCCATCAAGACCAAAACCAACTCCTGGCCCCGTTTGACGGGATCGTGATCGGGATGTCGACCCTGCCGGCCGTCCAACCCGGCGAGCCCGTCGTCCACCTGGGACGGCTGGCCGGCGCAAAAAGCGCCCGCCGCGTGGAAAAACATTCCCAGGCCGACGACGTTCAACGAACCGCCCAAGAACACCTGTCGACGAACATCCAAATCGTCGACCCGAATTGA
- a CDS encoding serine/threonine-protein kinase gives MAKQSDYPISRDARLARDAPRLRVGSRLGKYRLNRRIGQGGFADVYAATDTLLSTKVALKIPNSRWVTPELIDEFRREVKLTIELDHPNILPIRDARFIEGHFVIVSPLAKRTLNDRLTKRIRFELGFELMSQLLEAVSYAHAMGVIHCDIKPENILLFDDDWLRLADFGIAKVAQQTINGSGTGTLGYMPPEQAMGKPSARSDVFSLGLIAYRLFSGKWPEYPFDWPFPGAATIRKRVHPELIGIIRKSVAVKPRERYADASKMAAEWEKSRTKAIRHVLRKRKSN, from the coding sequence ATGGCAAAACAATCTGACTATCCGATCTCCCGCGATGCCCGACTTGCCCGCGATGCGCCACGGCTTCGCGTGGGCAGCCGTCTGGGAAAATACCGGCTCAACCGACGGATCGGACAAGGCGGTTTTGCCGACGTCTACGCCGCGACCGACACGTTGTTGTCGACCAAGGTGGCGCTGAAAATCCCCAATTCAAGGTGGGTCACGCCGGAGCTGATCGATGAATTTCGACGGGAAGTCAAGCTGACGATCGAGCTGGATCATCCCAACATCCTGCCGATTCGCGACGCCCGGTTCATCGAAGGCCACTTTGTGATCGTGTCGCCGTTGGCCAAACGAACCCTCAATGACCGGTTGACCAAGCGAATCCGGTTCGAGCTCGGGTTTGAGTTGATGTCGCAGTTGCTCGAAGCGGTTTCGTACGCCCACGCGATGGGGGTGATTCACTGTGACATCAAGCCCGAGAACATTCTGCTGTTCGACGACGACTGGTTGCGGCTGGCGGACTTCGGCATTGCCAAGGTGGCCCAGCAAACGATCAACGGTTCGGGGACCGGGACGCTCGGTTACATGCCTCCGGAGCAGGCGATGGGCAAGCCGTCGGCCCGCAGCGACGTGTTTTCGCTCGGTTTGATCGCCTACCGATTGTTCTCGGGAAAGTGGCCGGAGTATCCCTTCGATTGGCCGTTTCCCGGTGCGGCGACGATCCGCAAACGGGTGCATCCGGAACTGATCGGCATCATACGAAAATCGGTCGCCGTTAAACCGCGCGAGCGCTATGCCGATGCCAGTAAGATGGCCGCGGAGTGGGAGAAGTCGCGGACCAAGGCGATTCGACACGTCCTTCGCAAACGAAAATCTAATTAA
- a CDS encoding PP2C family protein-serine/threonine phosphatase, producing the protein MSSEHRVSTSTPQSQLYLECEMEQPEVLDQVQGQVLVLARTCPGKQDPNDDSAAVIRTFDDALVLAVADGVGGSPSGHRASAIAMQCLAESLQSQTESGDLRPLILDGIEKANTRVLELGIGAGTTISVVEVQNRVARGYQVGDSMALVVGQRGVIKWKSTSHSPVGYAVESGMMGEEEAMYHDDRHFVSNLVGSKSMHIEIGPAVTLAKRDTIVLASDGLFDNLHLDEVCSLARVGPPIKRMRRLVDQATERMHTELGKPDDLSIVLLAP; encoded by the coding sequence ATGTCGAGCGAGCATCGCGTTTCCACATCGACGCCCCAGTCGCAGCTCTATCTGGAATGTGAGATGGAGCAGCCGGAGGTTCTCGACCAGGTCCAGGGCCAGGTGTTGGTGCTGGCCCGCACCTGTCCGGGCAAGCAAGATCCCAACGATGACAGCGCCGCGGTGATCCGCACCTTTGACGACGCCCTGGTCTTGGCCGTCGCCGATGGCGTCGGCGGGTCTCCGTCGGGGCACCGGGCATCCGCCATCGCCATGCAATGTCTGGCCGAAAGTTTGCAGTCACAGACCGAAAGCGGCGATCTGCGGCCGTTGATCTTGGACGGGATCGAGAAAGCCAACACCCGCGTGCTGGAGCTGGGGATCGGAGCCGGGACGACGATCTCGGTGGTCGAGGTGCAGAACCGGGTCGCGCGGGGGTACCAGGTCGGCGATTCGATGGCCTTGGTTGTCGGTCAACGCGGCGTGATCAAGTGGAAATCGACCTCGCATTCGCCGGTCGGCTACGCCGTCGAATCGGGGATGATGGGCGAGGAGGAAGCGATGTATCACGACGATCGGCACTTCGTTTCGAATCTGGTGGGGTCCAAAAGCATGCACATCGAAATCGGTCCGGCGGTCACGTTGGCCAAGCGTGACACGATCGTCTTGGCCAGCGACGGGCTGTTCGACAACTTGCATCTGGACGAGGTCTGTTCCTTGGCCCGCGTCGGCCCGCCGATCAAACGCATGCGCCGGCTGGTCGATCAGGCGACCGAGCGGATGCACACCGAATTGGGCAAGCCAGATGACTTAAGCATCGTGTTGCTCGCGCCTTGA